Within the Syntrophorhabdus sp. genome, the region GGGGTGGGTGAGGCAGTAGTCTATGGCGAGGCGGATGTTCTCAGCGAGACGGGAGTTGTCTATGGGTTGGAGGATGAAGTGGCGGAAGGCGAGGTCCTCGAGGGAGGCCGGGTCGAGGCCGGGTTGGGGGTAGAGGAGCTTCAGCTCGTCGCCTGCCGTGACGACAAGGCGGGTGCCTGCCTTGGGGCTTACCGTCACCCAGTCGATGCCCCGCGGCAGGGGGAGGGTCCCGTTCGTCTCGACGGCCACCTCCCAGCCGCAAAGGTGCAGTTCTTCAACAAGGCGGGTATCGAGCTGGAGGGCAGGCTCGCCTCCCGTTACGACCGCCAGGGGACGGGCGTCCCGGAAGGCCGGGGAGGGCAGGAGCGCCGCCATGGCGACGGCTACATCCGTCGCCGTGCCGTATGCGCCACCACCGGGTCCGTCGGTGCCGACGAAATCCGTATCGCAGAAGGGGCAGGGCGCGTTCGAGCGGTCTTCGGCGCGGCCGGACCAGAGGTTGCAGCCCGAGAACCTGAGGAACACGGCCGGTCGACCGGCGTTCATACCCTCGCCCTGAAGGGAACGGAAGATCTCCTTGATGAGGTATGCCATGGGGAATCTAACCTTTACATGTATAGGGGACAGGGTCCTCCATCCCGGCCTGCCTGAACCCCTCGAGCCGAAGCAGGCAGGCGTCGCACCGCCCGCAGGCCTTTCCGTCGTCCGACGGGTCGTAGCAGGTTGTCGTCAGGGAGTAGTCGACGCCGAGGCGGGCTCCCGTGCGGATGATCTCGGCCTTTGTCATGGCGATAAGGGGCGCGTGGATCCGGAAAGACCTTCCCTCCACCCCGGCCTTCGTTGCGAGATTTGCCATGCGCTCGAAGGCCGCGATGTACTCGGGTCTGCAGTCGGGATAGCCGCTGTAATCGAGGGCGTTGACGCCGATGAAGATGTCCTGGGCGCCGAGCGTTTCAGCGAAGGCGAGGGCGAAGGACAGGAAGATCGTGTTCCGTGCGGGAACATAGGTGACGGGGATATCTGCGGCGATGTCCGTGAGGCCTCTTCCCTTGGGGACCTCGATATTGTCCGTCAGGGCCGAACCGCCGAAACTCCTGAGGTCGATGTCGAGGACAACGTGCCGGGCGACGCCGATGTACCGCGCTGTTTCTCTCGCGGCATCGATCTCACAGGTGTGCCGCTGGCCGTAGCGGAAGGTGAGGGCGTAAGCCTGAAACCCCTCGTTCCTGGCAATGGCGAGCGTCGTCGTCGAATCAAGGCCGCCGCTCAAGAGTACCACCGCTTTTCTTCTGGTCATGTCATTCATGTCAGGTCCCTACTTTCGGAATATCGAAAAGAGTATCGTCAGGATGATGCTGATGATTATGCTCGTCGTGATGGGGAAGTAGAAACTGAAGTTGTCCTTCTTGATGGAGATATCACCGGGCAGCCTGCCGAGCCAGGGTATCTTCGGGCCGTACGTGAAGGCAAGGCCGATGACGATGAGAATGACCCCGAGAATGATGAGCATCTTGCCCATGGACGGCATCATTTTCCCCCGTAGCGCTCCTTCTCACTGAATACGCATCCACAGTACTGCTGGCGGTACATGCCAAGCTTCTTCGATTCCTCGATGCCTTCCCGCCAGCCGGTGCGGAAATCGCGGTAGAGGAAGGGGACGCCATGGACCGCGGCGAGCTCTTCGCCTATCGCCTTTATGTCGTCGTGACGCTGGTACCTGCTGTAAAGAAGGGTTGTGGTGAGCGCGTCGAAGCCGCCGTCCGCGGCTCTCTCAAAGGCCCTGTCGAGACGCATGCGATAGCAGGAGAGGCAGCGGTCCCTGCCAAGGGCGAGGGCCCCGGCAAGAAAACGGTCGAGCTCGTAGGAGTCGTCCACCGTAAGGGGCAGGAGCGCTATCCTTGCGTATTCTTTGAGGGTGGACAGGCGCTTCGAGAACTCCGTGTAGGGATGGATGTTGGGGTTGTAAAAATATCCCGAGACACTGGCCCCTTCGGCACGGAGTTCCTTCAGGGTGTATATGCTGCACGGTGCGCAGCAGATGTGGAGAAATATGTTCCTGCCGTCAATATCCATCGTTCTTTCCAATCGTCCGTAATTTTCTACACTTTACCACCTTCCGTCCCTTTTTTCCACAGGGGCGGTCAATTGCCGCATCCCCTGCCGGCGCCGGGGTCATCATCTCCAGCGACCGGCCAGGCATCTCTCTTCTTGACTTCAATCCGGCGGATTGATTACTATTGTCCCGGACATCCCCGATTCCAAGGTGCGAGACAGCGACGACCCACCACCTTCCTGTGGGACGGCCGAAAAGAGGAGAGACATCCCATGCGCCGGACATATCGGAACCTTCTGTGTGTTCTCCTGATCCTTCTTTCACCTTTTGCCGCCTGGGGCAGGGAGGACCTCGACCCCTTCTATCCCGATGACCCCTATTTTTCCTACAACGCCGCCTTGCGGCCGAATTTCCCCGGCCAGTGGCACCTGGTCAACGGGGCGCCCTCGTTCATCGACTTCTATTCCCGTCAGTTCGACACCACGACGCGGATGGTAAATTCCGGCGTCAGCGCCGGGCTCTTGGGAGCATGGAACCTGGGATACACGGGATCGGGCGTCGTCATTGGCATCGTCGATGATGGCATCGACGGCGCGAACTACGACATAGCCCCGAACTACAGGGCCGACCTGAGCAGGAACTTCTCCGACAATGCGGCCCTCGCAGCCGCCGCGCAGGGGCCGCAGAAGCAAGGCGACAATCACGGCACGGCGGTGGCCGGTGTGGCCGCGGCCCGCGGCGGCAACGGCATCGGCGGGACGGGCGCCGCGCCGTACGCCCAGATAGCGGGCCTGAGGATAAACATAGGAACCGTGACCCCCGCCGACCCTGAGGCGTCCGAGCAGAACTATCTCGACGCCTATTACTGGCAAAGCGGTGTCAACCCGACGACAGGCGCCATCACGGGGACGGCCGGGATTGAGGTGAAGAACCACAGCTACGGATCGGATGACCCCTTCTCCGGCGCAACCCCGGCAATACAGCTTGCCCTCACGCGCACGGCGGCGAACGGTGTGATCCATGTCTTTTCCGCCGGGAACGCGCGGAACGAGAAGACGGAAGACGCGAACAGGGGGGATACCACCCATAACACCTCCAGCACACTTACCGTCGCGGCCCTGGGCAGCGACGGGAAATATGCCAACTACAGCAGTTACGGGGCGAGCGTCTTCGTGACGGCCCCTTCGAACCGCAGCGATTACACCGGGTTCGGGATCACGACGACGGACGTGAGCGGAGCGGACCTTGGCTACAATGCCTGGTCCGGGACGAACACGAAGGGGGACAAGGACGACCTCTTCCC harbors:
- a CDS encoding epoxyqueuosine reductase QueH, coding for MDIDGRNIFLHICCAPCSIYTLKELRAEGASVSGYFYNPNIHPYTEFSKRLSTLKEYARIALLPLTVDDSYELDRFLAGALALGRDRCLSCYRMRLDRAFERAADGGFDALTTTLLYSRYQRHDDIKAIGEELAAVHGVPFLYRDFRTGWREGIEESKKLGMYRQQYCGCVFSEKERYGGK
- the queE gene encoding 7-carboxy-7-deazaguanine synthase translates to MAYLIKEIFRSLQGEGMNAGRPAVFLRFSGCNLWSGRAEDRSNAPCPFCDTDFVGTDGPGGGAYGTATDVAVAMAALLPSPAFRDARPLAVVTGGEPALQLDTRLVEELHLCGWEVAVETNGTLPLPRGIDWVTVSPKAGTRLVVTAGDELKLLYPQPGLDPASLEDLAFRHFILQPIDNSRLAENIRLAIDYCLTHPRWRLGIQMHKMLKIK
- a CDS encoding DUF2905 domain-containing protein, producing MPSMGKMLIILGVILIVIGLAFTYGPKIPWLGRLPGDISIKKDNFSFYFPITTSIIISIILTILFSIFRK
- the queC gene encoding 7-cyano-7-deazaguanine synthase QueC; amino-acid sequence: MTRRKAVVLLSGGLDSTTTLAIARNEGFQAYALTFRYGQRHTCEIDAARETARYIGVARHVVLDIDLRSFGGSALTDNIEVPKGRGLTDIAADIPVTYVPARNTIFLSFALAFAETLGAQDIFIGVNALDYSGYPDCRPEYIAAFERMANLATKAGVEGRSFRIHAPLIAMTKAEIIRTGARLGVDYSLTTTCYDPSDDGKACGRCDACLLRLEGFRQAGMEDPVPYTCKG